In Cicer arietinum cultivar CDC Frontier isolate Library 1 chromosome 1, Cicar.CDCFrontier_v2.0, whole genome shotgun sequence, one DNA window encodes the following:
- the LOC101491904 gene encoding probable plastid-lipid-associated protein 4, chloroplastic isoform X1 — protein MALSSSSLLSGNTHYYSLLKPLHFHSSSSRFPIKPSIYHNHNHSHNVAVISEKWRTNVSFFPSFLKKGKDANIIKEELLEAIAQLDRGADATPEDQQTVDQIARKLEAVNPTKEPLKSSLLDGKWELLYTTSQSILQTQRPKFVRSVKNYQAINVDTLRAQNMESWPFFNQVTADLTPLNARKVAVKFDTFKIAGFIPVKAPGRARGELEITYLDEELRVSRGDKGNLFILKMVDPSYRVPA, from the exons aTGGCCTTATCTTCTTCTTCACTTCTTTCAGGAAACACGCATTATTATTCACTTCTCAAACCGCTTCATttccattcttcttcttctcgcTTTCCAATCAAACCCTCCATCTATCACAATCACAATCACAGTCACAACGTTGCTGTTATCTCTGAGAAATGGAGAACAAATGTTtcattttttccttcttttttaaAGAAAGGCAAAGATGCAAACATCATCAAGGAAGAACTTCTTGAGGCCATTGCACAGCTTGATCGTGGGGCTGATGCAACTCCTGAAGACCAGCAAACCGTTGATCAG ATTGCACGAAAACTTGAAGCAGTTAATCCAACAAAGGAACCCCTCAAATCTAGTTTACTCGATGGAAAATGGGAGCTTTTGTACACTACTTCACAGTCTATTTTGCAAACTCAG AGACCGAAGTTTGTGAGATCAGTTAAAAATTATCAAGCAATCAATGTTGATACTCTCAGGGCCCAAAATATGGAATCTTGGCCATTCTTCAACCAG GTGACAGCAGATTTAACACCTCTAAATGCAAGGAAAGTGGCTGTGAAATTCGACACCTTTAAAATTGCAGGCTTC ATACCTGTTAAGGCTCCTGGAAGAGCTCGTGGTGAACTAGAAATTACATACTTGGATGAAGAATTGAG